From Lagenorhynchus albirostris chromosome 10, mLagAlb1.1, whole genome shotgun sequence, the proteins below share one genomic window:
- the PHF1 gene encoding PHD finger protein 1 isoform X3 has protein sequence MCWPDGQMGCYTWGPSKRWTVLGRCVWSSLRMIPSFWFYGKTSALLPSLGRNSSAVYVALRLWSLGTGWSAVRSVATLIIRTATFQGPQPPERERAHPGSAASVSLPSLPRWNLKMLQCRSCLQWFHEACTQCLSKPLLYGDRFYEFECCVCRGGPEKVRRLQLRWVDVAHLVLYHLSVCCKKKYFDFDREILPFTSENWDSLLLGELSDTPKGERSSRLLSALNSHKDRFISGREIKKRKCLFGLHARIPPPVEAPTGDGAPTSFPSGQGPGGGVSRPLGKRRRPEPEPLRRRQKGKMEELGPPSAVRNQPEPQEQRERARLQRALQASVSPPPSSPNQSYQGSSGYNFRPTDARCLPSSPIRMFASFHPSASTAGTSGDGEPPDRSPLELHIGFPTDLPKSAPHSMTASSSSVPAPSPGLPRRSAPPSPLCRSLSPGTGGGVRGGVGYLSRGDPVRVLARRVRPDGSVQYLVEWGGGGIF, from the exons GTGGACAGTGCTCGGGAGGTGTGTCTGGTCCAGTTTGAGGATGATTCCCAGTTTCTGGTTCTATGGAAAGACATCAGCCCTG CTGCCCTCCCTGGGGAGGAACTCCTCTGCTGTGTATGTCGCTCTGAGACTGTGGTCCCTGGGAACCGGCTGGTCAGCTGTGAGAAGTGTCGCCACG CTTATCATCAGGACTGCCACGTTCCAAGGGCCCCAGCCCCCGGAGAGGGAGAGGGCACATCCTGGGTCTGCCGCCAGTGTGTCTTTGCCATCGCTACCAAG GTGGAACCTGAAGATGCTGCAGTGCAGGAGCTGCCTACAGTGGTTCCATGAGGCCTGCACCCAGTGTCTGAGCAAGCCCCTCCTCTACGGGGACAG GTTCTATGAGTTTGAATgctgtgtgtgtcgggggggcCCTGAGAAGGTCCGGAGGCTACAGCTTCGCTG GGTGGACGTGGCTCATCTCGTCCTCTACCACCTCAGCGTTTGCTGTAAGAAAAAATACTTTGATTTTGACCGTGAGATCCTCCCCTTCACCTCTGAGAATTGGGACAGTTTGCTCCTTGGGGAG ctctcagACACCCCCAAGGGAGAACGTTCTTCCAGGCTCCTCTCTGCTCTTAATAGCCACAAGGACCG TTTCATTTCAGGGAGGGAGATTAAGAAGAGAAAATGCTTGTTTGGTCTCCATGCTCGGATCCCTCCCCCTGTGGAGGCCCCTACTGGAGATGGAGCCCCCACCAG CTTCCCTTcagggcagggccctgggggaggggtctCACGTCCCCTGGGGAAGCGCCGGAGGCCggagccagagcccctgaggaGGAGGCAGAAGGGGAAAATGGAGGAGCTGGGGCCACCCTCAGCAGTGCGCAACCAGCCCGAGCCCCAGGAGCAGAGGGAGCGGGCTCGTCTGCAGAGGGCACTGCAG GCCTCAGTGTCTCCACCACCCTCCAGCCCTAACCAGAGTTACCAGGGCAGCAGCGGCTACAACTTCCGGCCCACAGATGCCCGCTGCCTGCCCAG cagTCCCATCCGGATGTTCGCTTCCTTCCACCCCTCTGCCAGCACCGCAGGGACCTCTGGGGATGGTGAACCCCCAGACAG GTCACCCCTGGAACTTCACATTGGTTTCCCCACAGACCTCCCTAAAAGTGCCCCCCACTCGATGACTGCCTCATCTTCCTCagtcccagccccctccccaggtcttCCTAGACGCTCAGCACCCCCTTCTCCCCTGTGCCGTAGTTTGTCTCCTGGAACTGGGGGAGGAGTCCGAGGTGGGGTTGGCTACCTGTCCCGAGGGGACCCCGTCCGGGTCCTTGCTCGGAGAGTACGGCCTGATGGCTCTGTGCAGTACCTGGttgagtggggaggagggggcatctTCTGA
- the PHF1 gene encoding PHD finger protein 1 isoform X1, which translates to MAQPPRLSRSGAPPLWDPASPAPTSGSRPRLWEGQDVLARWTDGLLYLGTIKKVDSAREVCLVQFEDDSQFLVLWKDISPAALPGEELLCCVCRSETVVPGNRLVSCEKCRHAYHQDCHVPRAPAPGEGEGTSWVCRQCVFAIATKRGGALKKGPYARAMLGMKLSLPYGLKGLDWDAGHLSNRQQSYCYCGGPGEWNLKMLQCRSCLQWFHEACTQCLSKPLLYGDRFYEFECCVCRGGPEKVRRLQLRWVDVAHLVLYHLSVCCKKKYFDFDREILPFTSENWDSLLLGELSDTPKGERSSRLLSALNSHKDRFISGREIKKRKCLFGLHARIPPPVEAPTGDGAPTSFPSGQGPGGGVSRPLGKRRRPEPEPLRRRQKGKMEELGPPSAVRNQPEPQEQRERARLQRALQASVSPPPSSPNQSYQGSSGYNFRPTDARCLPSSPIRMFASFHPSASTAGTSGDGEPPDRSPLELHIGFPTDLPKSAPHSMTASSSSVPAPSPGLPRRSAPPSPLCRSLSPGTGGGVRGGVGYLSRGDPVRVLARRVRPDGSVQYLVEWGGGGIF; encoded by the exons GTGGACAGTGCTCGGGAGGTGTGTCTGGTCCAGTTTGAGGATGATTCCCAGTTTCTGGTTCTATGGAAAGACATCAGCCCTG CTGCCCTCCCTGGGGAGGAACTCCTCTGCTGTGTATGTCGCTCTGAGACTGTGGTCCCTGGGAACCGGCTGGTCAGCTGTGAGAAGTGTCGCCACG CTTATCATCAGGACTGCCACGTTCCAAGGGCCCCAGCCCCCGGAGAGGGAGAGGGCACATCCTGGGTCTGCCGCCAGTGTGTCTTTGCCATCGCTACCAAG AGGGGAGGTGCGCTGAAGAAGGGCCCCTATGCCCGGGCCATGCTGGGCATGAAGCTGTCCCTGCCGTACGGACTAAAGGGGTTGGACTGGGACGCCGGGCATCTGAGCAACCGGCAGCAGAGCTACTGTTACTGTGGTGGCCCTGGGGA GTGGAACCTGAAGATGCTGCAGTGCAGGAGCTGCCTACAGTGGTTCCATGAGGCCTGCACCCAGTGTCTGAGCAAGCCCCTCCTCTACGGGGACAG GTTCTATGAGTTTGAATgctgtgtgtgtcgggggggcCCTGAGAAGGTCCGGAGGCTACAGCTTCGCTG GGTGGACGTGGCTCATCTCGTCCTCTACCACCTCAGCGTTTGCTGTAAGAAAAAATACTTTGATTTTGACCGTGAGATCCTCCCCTTCACCTCTGAGAATTGGGACAGTTTGCTCCTTGGGGAG ctctcagACACCCCCAAGGGAGAACGTTCTTCCAGGCTCCTCTCTGCTCTTAATAGCCACAAGGACCG TTTCATTTCAGGGAGGGAGATTAAGAAGAGAAAATGCTTGTTTGGTCTCCATGCTCGGATCCCTCCCCCTGTGGAGGCCCCTACTGGAGATGGAGCCCCCACCAG CTTCCCTTcagggcagggccctgggggaggggtctCACGTCCCCTGGGGAAGCGCCGGAGGCCggagccagagcccctgaggaGGAGGCAGAAGGGGAAAATGGAGGAGCTGGGGCCACCCTCAGCAGTGCGCAACCAGCCCGAGCCCCAGGAGCAGAGGGAGCGGGCTCGTCTGCAGAGGGCACTGCAG GCCTCAGTGTCTCCACCACCCTCCAGCCCTAACCAGAGTTACCAGGGCAGCAGCGGCTACAACTTCCGGCCCACAGATGCCCGCTGCCTGCCCAG cagTCCCATCCGGATGTTCGCTTCCTTCCACCCCTCTGCCAGCACCGCAGGGACCTCTGGGGATGGTGAACCCCCAGACAG GTCACCCCTGGAACTTCACATTGGTTTCCCCACAGACCTCCCTAAAAGTGCCCCCCACTCGATGACTGCCTCATCTTCCTCagtcccagccccctccccaggtcttCCTAGACGCTCAGCACCCCCTTCTCCCCTGTGCCGTAGTTTGTCTCCTGGAACTGGGGGAGGAGTCCGAGGTGGGGTTGGCTACCTGTCCCGAGGGGACCCCGTCCGGGTCCTTGCTCGGAGAGTACGGCCTGATGGCTCTGTGCAGTACCTGGttgagtggggaggagggggcatctTCTGA
- the CUTA gene encoding protein CutA isoform X1, whose product MRGGRAPAFLLGGGAALFLSLLWMPALLPVVCRLLLLPRALLSMASGSPPSQPSPASGSAYAAGSVSAAFVTCPNEKVAKEIARAVVEKHLAACVNLIPQITSIYEWKGKIEEDSEVLMMIKTQSSLVPALTDFVRSVHPYEVAEVIALPVEQGNSPYLHWVRQVTGSVPESGTAPP is encoded by the exons GGGGGGGGCGGGCTCCCGCATTCCTGCTCGGCGGAGGG GCCGCTCTGTTCCTGTCGCTTCTTTGGATGCCGGCCCTGCTGCCTGTAGTCTGTCGCCTTCTGTTGCTACCCCGAGCCCTGCTGTCCATGGCTTCAGGAAGCCCCCCGTCCCAGCCCTCGCCGGCCTCGGGCTCCGCCTACGCTGCCGGCTCGGTCTCTGCAGCCTTTGTCACCTGCCCCAACGAGAAGGTCGCCAAGGAGATCGCCAG GGCTGTGGTGGAGAAGCACCTGGCAGCCTGCGTCAACCTCATTCCTCAGATTACATCCAT CTATGAGTGGAAAGGAAAGATTGAGGAGGACAGTGAAGTGCTGATG ATGATTAAAACCCAAAGTTCCTTGGTTCCAGCTTTGACAGATTTTGTTCG TTCTGTGCACCCTTACGAAGTGGCCGAGGTGATTGCATTGCCTGTGGAACAGGGGAACTCCCCGTACCTGCATTGGGTGCGCCAGGTTACAGGGTCAGTTCCTGAGTCCGGCACAGCCCCACCGTGA
- the CUTA gene encoding protein CutA isoform X2: MPALLPVVCRLLLLPRALLSMASGSPPSQPSPASGSAYAAGSVSAAFVTCPNEKVAKEIARAVVEKHLAACVNLIPQITSIYEWKGKIEEDSEVLMMIKTQSSLVPALTDFVRSVHPYEVAEVIALPVEQGNSPYLHWVRQVTGSVPESGTAPP, from the exons ATGCCGGCCCTGCTGCCTGTAGTCTGTCGCCTTCTGTTGCTACCCCGAGCCCTGCTGTCCATGGCTTCAGGAAGCCCCCCGTCCCAGCCCTCGCCGGCCTCGGGCTCCGCCTACGCTGCCGGCTCGGTCTCTGCAGCCTTTGTCACCTGCCCCAACGAGAAGGTCGCCAAGGAGATCGCCAG GGCTGTGGTGGAGAAGCACCTGGCAGCCTGCGTCAACCTCATTCCTCAGATTACATCCAT CTATGAGTGGAAAGGAAAGATTGAGGAGGACAGTGAAGTGCTGATG ATGATTAAAACCCAAAGTTCCTTGGTTCCAGCTTTGACAGATTTTGTTCG TTCTGTGCACCCTTACGAAGTGGCCGAGGTGATTGCATTGCCTGTGGAACAGGGGAACTCCCCGTACCTGCATTGGGTGCGCCAGGTTACAGGGTCAGTTCCTGAGTCCGGCACAGCCCCACCGTGA